The region TCTGGACCCGTGTGTCTTCCGGTTTTAAGGGCACCATTTTTATCACTGCTGAACTGAGCAGCAACCTTGATCTGGACCGCCTTTCACAAACCCCTGACGTACAGATTGTTATTTTACCGGAAAGCTGATATCTCTCTTTCTATGGAAAGACCAGCTGAATACGGAATTAAAAAATACGCCAGTTGCAAAAAATGCTCATACACAGCTCCGCTTGCCTCATTCGGCAGGAAAGCGGGATTGTTTCCTGATTATTTAAAATTGATCTGCCCTGAATGCGGGGTGGAGTCAGAAGCTGAGAGCTGTTCATTTTTAAAAGGACCGCAGCATCCGCCCGCAGGGATGACCATTGTTTCCGGCGGGCAGACCGGAGTGGACCGGGGCGCGCTTGACGCCGCCATTGAACTGGGCATTCCCCACCGGGGCTGGTGCCCGAAAGGCCGCAAGGCAGAAGACGGCCCCATTCCCGCACGCTACAACATGCGTGAGACAATCGGCTGGCAATACTGGATCAGAACGGAAAAGAATGTGCTCGATTCAGACGGAACCCTTATCTTTCCCGGTGAAAAGGAATCCAAAGGCACCGCTTTAACCGTCAGGCTGGCCCGCAAGCATGGTAAGCCGCTTGCCGTGGTTGATCCGAACAGCCCCGACGCAGTAGAAACCATCAGGGCATGGATAGCAGCAAATAATATCGGGATAATGAATGTGGCCGGCCCAAGAGAAAGCGGGGCTCCGGGCATAAGCCGAAAGATACGGGAATTATTGTACAGCCTGCTGGCTATCCGGCAGGAACAAAAACAGACGTTTCAAGAAGCAAGTTCAGCCTATCTATACTCTGCTGTATGCGAATATCGTCACAATCCAGTGCAGCCTGCCGCAGGTTGACCAGCTCATCGGCATAAACCCCGAACCCGAAAGTCAGGGCCGCACCCTTGGCTGAATGAACTTTCTCCCGGATAAGAGCGAAATCGCCTTCCTGCAAACCTGTGATGATCTCACAAAGCTCTGCTGAAAGTGATTCTTTGAGCACGGGGACCAGATCAAAAAGATCTGATTCAACGTTGACTCTGTTGCGGGAAAATTCTGGCAAAGCAAGCTCCTTACAATTAATTCATACTATTTTTATATAATATATCCTGAATTTAAATTATTTTTTAAAAGAATGTAACGGCATACCATACTGCCTGCTGTAAAAATGCCTCTTTTACCTTGACTTCCAATGACTCTTTCTTAATATATGAACATCTGTTCACATATTAACATATAGAGTTTAAAAATGCCGAGTAAATCAGACTGCTGCACCACCCACAACCCCACTCCCGGAGCGGTTGAACTGGTGAAAAGCAAATGTTGTCCCAAGGAAACAATGAACGATCTGGCCGCCACCTTCAAAATCATGGGCGAACCGGTCAGGATCAGAATACTGCACGCCTTGTCCATCAGCAATCTCTGCGTCTGCGATTTGTCAGAACTTCTGGAGATGACCCACTCCGCAGTATCCCATCAACTGCGCATACTCCGGACCGCCCGCATGGTCCGTTTTGAAAAAGACGGGCGTAGAGCCATATACAGCCTCAATGATAAACACGTTGAAATAATTATGCAGACCGCGCTGGCCCATATGCAGGGCCATGGCTGCGATGTGCCGCAAGGAGCGAAATAAATGATCGAAACACTGCTTTCCATTATCCACGAATCATGGGACGTGCTGCTGGAGTCCGCACCTTTCATGCTTTTGGGATTCTTTATTGCCGGACTGCTCAAAGCTTTTGTGGGGCCGGAGTTCATTTCCCGCAATCTGGGTTCGGGAAAAACCAGCGATGTGCTCAAGGCTTCAATCCTCGGAGTGCCGATTCCCTTATGCAGTTGCGGAGTTATTCCGGCAGCAGCCCAGTTACGCCAGCAGGGGGCCAGCAAGGGTGCCACAACCTCCTTCCTTATTTCTACACCGGAGACAGGTGTGGATTCCATTGCCGTAACCTATGCGCTGCTGGACCCGGTAATGGCAGTATTCAGGCCTTTCGCCGCTTTCATTACTGCTGTAGTGGCGGGCATTCTGGTGGACAGAGACGATAAGAAAATAGAAAAAGAGAGCCCGAAGCCGATCCCGGATGCGGTACTGCTCCCCCAAATGGAAGCAACTCAGGAATCATCAGGCTGCGGGTGCGGTTCACACTCAGAACATACCCATAAAGAATCCACCTGTTGTGATTCCGGTTGCGGATGCGGTGACGGACCTGCAGGACAACGCCCCGACTCCTTCATGGGCAGGCTGTCCTTTGGAATGAAATATTCATTCGGCAATCTGCTGCAGGATATCGGATTATGGTTCCTCGGCGGTGTGTTGCTGGCCGGGATATTCAGCGCGCTCATCCCGGACGGTTTCATTGAAAGAAACCTCGGTGACGGATTCTTCCCCCTGCTGATCATGTTGGCGGCGGCAGTCCCTCTTTATGTCTGCGCAACAGCATCCACGCCTATTGCGGCGGCACTGGCTCTGAAAGGACTTTCACCCGGTGCAGCCCTTGTTTTCCTGCTGGCCGGACCTGCAACAAACGCGGCATCTTTCACCGTGGTCGCAAAGCTGCTCGGCAAACGCTCAGCTTTCATCTATCTCGGTTCAATTATAGGCTGCTCCCTCGCATTGGGAATGGTCACCAACTGGCTTTACTATTCGCTGGGTTTAAGCATTACCGACTGGGTGCAATCCGGCACCGAACACGGGCACGGCCTGCTTTACACCGTTTGCGCGCTCATTCTGCTTGCCTTAATCGCTGTTCCCAAGGTAACAGCTTTAGTGAAAGGTGAATCATTGCAGGGTTGTTCACAATAAGCAGGGAGTTCTTATGACGGGTGAAGGTGTAGAAGCAATAATTGTCATGCTGGTCGTGATCCTTGCCATCTTCAAGATGGTAAAAAGGAACGGGAACGGACTGGGTTCATATGGCCGGTATAATTCCGATACGGACAAAAAACGGATGGAAGACAATGAATAAAAGCACTGCCGGAATCGAAGCCCAGCTTGAAGAGTTGCGCGGAGCGGAAAACTTTATCGGTTTTTGCGCCTTTGACCTTTTCCTTGATGATGACGAATCCAAGCGCAAGGACGGGGTGCTCAAAATCTCGCGCCACAACCTGACCCCGGATACCGGTTTTCTCAAGTTCACCTTCATCGTAGATGTATACGGGGACAAGCTGATCCGCAAGCAGGTGCTGGAACTGTTCGCCCGTTTTCATGACAGTGAACTCAAATCCGAAACCGACCCGGATTTCATGTACATCAAGCCCCCGGAACCGACCACCCAGAAGGACCGGGCATGGTTTATCGGCGAGGTCTTTTTCCATTTTGACTCCGCAAAAGGATCATCACGTGAAAATGTAGTCCGCTTTTTCCTGCCCTTTCTCACACTGCGGTTGCCGCTGGAATTCAGCGACCTGCAATGGTGGGAAACTGAAGAAGAAGTCACCGAGCAGAAAAAAACCGCCATTCAGGCTATTACGGATTTTATTAAAGGCAAATTTTAATGCCTCCGGCGGCTTAAACCCTTTTGCAAAAGGGTTTAAGAATCCCAAAACCTTTTAATAAGCTTCGCATATAGCTTTTAAAAATGACCAAACCCAAAAGACCGTAATATCTCGTAAGATATTACGGTCTTTTTAATGACAATTTTATATTCACAACGGCAAAAACCTATCAAAAGGTTTTGAAGAGTCCAGAGAAAATTTTGCAAAAGTTTCTTTGGCCCTCGGAGAGCCGCCGGAGGCTTTCTTAGAATTTAAAGCCGATCAATTCCCTGATCTCGTCCATGTTCTCTTTGGCTTTGGCCTGAGCTTTCTTGGTGCCGTCGTTGAGGATATCCCAGACCAGCTGTGGATTTTCATCCAGATGGCGGCGGCGTTCCTGCATGGGCTCAAGGAACTTGGCCATGTTCTCAGCCAGCAGCTTCTTACATTCCACACAACCACGGCTGGCATTACGGCAGCCTTCCTCGATCTCGGCACAGGTCTCAGCATCGGTGAGCAGCTTGTGGTAAGGATAGAGGTTACAGACTTCAGGATCGCCCGGATCGGACTTGCGGAGCCTGTTCTGGTCAGTAAGCATGGACATGACTTTGGGCTTAACCTCTTCCATGGGTTCGCCGAGGTAGATGCCGTTGTTGTAGCTCTTGGACATTTTACGACCGTCGAGACCGGGCAGTTTGGCGTCCTCGGTGAGCATGGCGTTGGGCTCGGGAAAATATTCACCGTTCAGGTGGTTGAAGCGACGGGCGATTTCGCGGGTCAGCTCCAGATGGGGCAGCTGATCCTGCCCTACGGGAACAAGCGAAGGCTTGTACATCAGGATATCGGAAGCCATGAGTACAGGGTACCCGAGAAAACCGTAAGTGTTCAGTTCCTTCTGGACCAGCTCCTGCTTGATTTCCTTGTAGGTGGGGTTCCTTTCCAGCCAGCCCAGCGGGGTCAGCATGGAGAGGATCAGGTGCAGCTCAATGTGTTCCTTAACCTGAGACTGGTGAAAAATCACACATTTTTCAGGATCAAGCCCGGCAGCAATCCAATCCTTGACCAACTCGGGTACAAAGCCGGAAATCTTGCGGGGGTCGGAATACTCACTGGTCATAGCGTGCCAGTCGGCAACAAAGAAATAACATTCGTGATCTTCCTGAATCCTGACCCAGTTGACCAGAACACCGAAGTAGTGTCCAAGGTGCAAACGTCCGGTGGGCCTCATGCCTGAAACTATGCGATTGTTTGTCTTGCTCATTTTAAAAATCTTGTATGCTTTGCGGTTCTAGTGAACCAGAAAATTATAGAAAAAACCCATGGCCGGGCGAATTATTTCGCCGAGCAGTCCGAGCATTGCCAGCACGATGACGATAATGAAACCGTACCGGAAGGACATAAACTTGAATGCGGCCTCGCGGGGCAGGAACCCGGCTATGATCTTACTGCCGTCCAGCGGCGGGATAGGCAGAAGATTGAAAAAACACAAAGCCAGATTGATGATAACCCCGGCATTGGCAATCATCACCGACGGCTCAAGAACCTTGAGCATCAGCGGCGACATGGAATTCACATCAAGTGAAAGAATCACCTTTACGACAATTGAGAACATTACCGCAAGTGCCATGTTTGCCGCCGGACCAGCCAGAGCGACAATCATCATATCCCGCTGCGGATTTTTGAAATACATGGGATTGACCGGAACAGGCTTGGCCCAGCCGATCATGCGGGTCAGCACAAGGGCTAAAGTCCCCATGGGGTCAAGATGCTTAATGGGATTCAAGGTAAGGCGTCCGGCCTGTTTGGCCGTGGGATCACCCAAAAGGTATGCAGCAAAGCCGTGAGCAGCTTCATGGCAGGTGATTGCCAGCAGAAAAGGTAAAGCAAGGATGCTTATTTCTTTGATTGTATTGGCGATATCGAACATGGATTGTGAGCTTGTTCGCTTTTTAGAAGTGATAAATGGCAGGCCAGGAGGGATTCGAACCCCCAGCATTCGGTTTTGGAGACCGACGTTCTAGCCGTTGGAACTACTGGCCTGCATTTATGGCTTGGGACATCTCTGCCGTCAAAGCCAAGCGGGTTCTAGCACCACCGTTTTGGTTTGGCAAGTAAAAAAGGAGTCTATTTTCATAGACTCCTCAAAAAAGTTTAATTATTTTGCTGATCAGTCAACAAAAACAGGGGACAAACCTACCCCAAAGCCTGCTCAACCTTTTCCTTCAGTTCGCTCAAATCAACGGATTTGACCACATAATGATCCGCCGCAATGGACTTCATATCATGCTTAAAGCTGTCGTAAGCAGTACTTAGGATAACCGGAAGCTCCTGATCCTCCTGCCTGATCTCCTGCAACAGGTCCAAACCGGAACGGTTGATACCGAGCTTGATATCAAGGACGACAAGATCAGGATTCTCACGCCCGATGACCGCAAGGATCTCTTCAGTGCCGTCAGATGTGGCCACCTTGTATCCCCCGGCTTCCAGCTCTTCTCGATAGAGCATCCGTATATGCTTTTCGTCGTCAACGACTAAAATTGTCTTCTGAGCCATATGCAACTCCTTGAAAGTCGTTTTTCATTATTTCCAGTTTAGTTCAATTTTCAAGTTCGGGTCAACATTTATAGATTTTTTTTTGTGTAACCCCGTTACACAGATTGCAGTCTTCTTATTCATGACTTAATTCTAACATAAGATAACAGCGTTTTGCCAGTCTGGCTGCTTTTTTTTCTATTTTTCCTAGATTGTAACCTGTGCAATGAAAAATTCTACCTCAGCACAGTAGGAAAAGCTTGCTGAAAACAGACTTAAACGCTAAATCCCTAAGCCCCGGACATCATCATATCATAAATAAAAGAAAGGAGTCTGCCCATGGTAATTGTCACTATCGAACCGGAAGGCCAGACAGTAGAATACACAAAACTCAATACAGTCCTGCAGTTACTCAATAAACAGGGTCTGCACCACACTGATACACTGGTCATCCGTAACGGCGAGCTGATCACCCCGGATGAGCGGATTTTTCAGGGCGATGAAATAGAACTTAGAAAAGTAATTTCCGTAGGTTAATCATATGAAATGCAAGGTCTGCAAAGCAAAAGCTGTCGTTTCGCTACCCAGCCACAATGCCGCGTTCTGCGAAGAACATTATAATAATTTTTTCATGAAGCAGGTTGCACAAGGCATCAAAAACCGCAATCTCCTTGAGCGTGACGACAAAGTGCTGGTCGCCCTTTCCGGCGGCAAGGATTCGCTGGGCCTCATGTACGCTCTGGCGGAACTGGGCTACGACGTGACCGGACTGCACATTGATCTGGGAATCTTCGATTCATCCGTCAAAGCCCGCACGGTGGTGGAAGATTTCTGCAAGGACAAAGGCTACCCGTTGCGGGTGGTGGAACTTGAGAAAGAAGGCGTGCCCATACCGCTGATCAAAAAGCACATCCGCCGTCCCATCTGCGCCATCTGCGGAAAATTCAAACGCCATTACTTCAACAAGGTCGCCATTGAAGAAGGTTACACCGCCCTTGCCACCGGACACAACCTTGATGACGAAGTTGCGCGTCTTTTTGCCAATACCCTGCGCTGGGATCAGGGCTACCTGTCCGATCAGGGGCCGGTACTGCCTGCTGAAAACGGCTTTGCCAAGAAGGTCAAACCGCTTTTCCGGGTTACAGAATATGAAAGCGCGGTCTTCTCTTTTCTTTCCGATATTCCGTACCATCACCTGCCCTGCCCCTACAGTTCCGGAGCCAGCTTCACCGGACACAAAATGCTCTGGCGGGATATGGAACTGCGCAGCCCCGGCACCAAGCGTGCTTTTTACAAGGGATTTCTGGACCGTGGCCGGCCCGCTTTCTCCGCTCTGGAAAAAGAAGAAAAGGATTACGAAATCAATCCCTGCACAGAATGCGGCTACCCCACCTCCGCAGGAGTCTGCTCCATTTGCAGGCTGAAAAAACAGCTGCAGGAGTCACTTGCAGAAGAAGCAGCCAAACAGGAAAACAAAGACGCGGAATAGCCATGAGCAGCCCCAAAGTATCGGTAACCATGCCCTGCTACAATTGCGCTTCCACTGTGGGGGCGGCAATTGAATCCATTCTCGGCCAGAGCTTCGAAGACCTCGAACTGGTGGCCGTGGATGACGGCTCAACTGATAACACCGCTGAAGTGCTGCGGGAATACGCCGGCCGCGATACACGGCTGAAGCCGATTTTCCGGGACCATGAAGGCGTTGTCGGAGCGGCCAATGCGGCTATTGAGGAGGCTTCCGGGCAGTATATCGCGCGTATGGACGCCGATGACACGGCCCTGCCTGAGCGCATCGCCAAGCAGGCCGCTCTGCTGGACCGCGATCCGCAGACCGGACTGACCGCCTGCCGGGTCGGCTTCGGGGGGGACCGGGAAAAGAACG is a window of Desulfovibrio sp. JC010 DNA encoding:
- a CDS encoding MoaD/ThiS family protein: MVIVTIEPEGQTVEYTKLNTVLQLLNKQGLHHTDTLVIRNGELITPDERIFQGDEIELRKVISVG
- the trpS gene encoding tryptophan--tRNA ligase: MSKTNNRIVSGMRPTGRLHLGHYFGVLVNWVRIQEDHECYFFVADWHAMTSEYSDPRKISGFVPELVKDWIAAGLDPEKCVIFHQSQVKEHIELHLILSMLTPLGWLERNPTYKEIKQELVQKELNTYGFLGYPVLMASDILMYKPSLVPVGQDQLPHLELTREIARRFNHLNGEYFPEPNAMLTEDAKLPGLDGRKMSKSYNNGIYLGEPMEEVKPKVMSMLTDQNRLRKSDPGDPEVCNLYPYHKLLTDAETCAEIEEGCRNASRGCVECKKLLAENMAKFLEPMQERRRHLDENPQLVWDILNDGTKKAQAKAKENMDEIRELIGFKF
- a CDS encoding site-2 protease family protein: MFDIANTIKEISILALPFLLAITCHEAAHGFAAYLLGDPTAKQAGRLTLNPIKHLDPMGTLALVLTRMIGWAKPVPVNPMYFKNPQRDMMIVALAGPAANMALAVMFSIVVKVILSLDVNSMSPLMLKVLEPSVMIANAGVIINLALCFFNLLPIPPLDGSKIIAGFLPREAAFKFMSFRYGFIIVIVLAMLGLLGEIIRPAMGFFYNFLVH
- a CDS encoding response regulator; this translates as MAQKTILVVDDEKHIRMLYREELEAGGYKVATSDGTEEILAVIGRENPDLVVLDIKLGINRSGLDLLQEIRQEDQELPVILSTAYDSFKHDMKSIAADHYVVKSVDLSELKEKVEQALG
- a CDS encoding ATP-binding protein; amino-acid sequence: MKCKVCKAKAVVSLPSHNAAFCEEHYNNFFMKQVAQGIKNRNLLERDDKVLVALSGGKDSLGLMYALAELGYDVTGLHIDLGIFDSSVKARTVVEDFCKDKGYPLRVVELEKEGVPIPLIKKHIRRPICAICGKFKRHYFNKVAIEEGYTALATGHNLDDEVARLFANTLRWDQGYLSDQGPVLPAENGFAKKVKPLFRVTEYESAVFSFLSDIPYHHLPCPYSSGASFTGHKMLWRDMELRSPGTKRAFYKGFLDRGRPAFSALEKEEKDYEINPCTECGYPTSAGVCSICRLKKQLQESLAEEAAKQENKDAE
- a CDS encoding SO_0444 family Cu/Zn efflux transporter, which codes for METLLSIIHESWDVLLESAPFMLLGFFIAGLLKAFVGPEFISRNLGSGKTSDVLKASILGVPIPLCSCGVIPAAAQLRQQGASKGATTSFLISTPETGVDSIAVTYALLDPVMAVFRPFAAFITAVVAGILVDRDDKKIEKESPKPIPDAVLLPQMEATQESSGCGCGSHSEHTHKESTCCDSGCGCGDGPAGQRPDSFMGRLSFGMKYSFGNLLQDIGLWFLGGVLLAGIFSALIPDGFIERNLGDGFFPLLIMLAAAVPLYVCATASTPIAAALALKGLSPGAALVFLLAGPATNAASFTVVAKLLGKRSAFIYLGSIIGCSLALGMVTNWLYYSLGLSITDWVQSGTEHGHGLLYTVCALILLALIAVPKVTALVKGESLQGCSQ
- a CDS encoding metalloregulator ArsR/SmtB family transcription factor, whose product is MPSKSDCCTTHNPTPGAVELVKSKCCPKETMNDLAATFKIMGEPVRIRILHALSISNLCVCDLSELLEMTHSAVSHQLRILRTARMVRFEKDGRRAIYSLNDKHVEIIMQTALAHMQGHGCDVPQGAK
- a CDS encoding putative molybdenum carrier protein; its protein translation is MERPAEYGIKKYASCKKCSYTAPLASFGRKAGLFPDYLKLICPECGVESEAESCSFLKGPQHPPAGMTIVSGGQTGVDRGALDAAIELGIPHRGWCPKGRKAEDGPIPARYNMRETIGWQYWIRTEKNVLDSDGTLIFPGEKESKGTALTVRLARKHGKPLAVVDPNSPDAVETIRAWIAANNIGIMNVAGPRESGAPGISRKIRELLYSLLAIRQEQKQTFQEASSAYLYSAVCEYRHNPVQPAAG